The following DNA comes from Holophagaceae bacterium.
TGGCAGCTCGGCTTGGCCGAAGGCCAGCAGGGCTTCGCCCGACCAGGGCTTTCGAATCGCATGACCTTCCCGGGACAAAAGGATGGGTCCTTCCAGGCGGGCGACGGAAGCGCGCAGACCGTTGGAGGAGCCGGGACCATTCGCCACTTCCACCACTTTGCCGCTCAGTTCCAGGCCATCAGAGAGCACCAGGTGGTTGACAGTCCGGGCCCGGAGAGCCTCGTTGAGACCGAAATCCCCGCCCCGCTTCCAGGCCATGGTGGATTCGAAGGCTTCCAGCACCTCGAAGAGATGGTCAAAGTCCCGAGCCACGAAAAGCTGCGGCTGCATGGTGGTGATGTCGTATTCGGTCTCGGCGCAAAGCAGGCTCAGGGGCAGCTTTTCCACTTCCCCGGACAGACAGCGCTCAGCCTCGCCGATGGAGGAGAGCAGGCCTGCTCCGTAGATCTTCGGGCGCTCCAGATCTCCCACCAGTCCGTATTCCGCGGTCCACCAGTAGAGGCGCGAAGCTTTGGTGTTTTCGCTGACGTAGCGGCGGCTGGCGCCGGCGGCCCGCAGGCGCTCCTCGGACAGCCGGATGTCCGACCCGGTGGCCGCGGGGTCCTCCTTCACCACGCTCAGATTGCGGATGGCCTCGAAAACCGCCTGGTCCTCCACGGAGGCGATCGCCTTGAAGCCCGCGACGCCGCTGCGCTTCAGGTATTCGGCGTAACGCGCATCCGCGAGGATCGGCGCATGGCCGGCGCTTTCATGCACGATGTCCGGGGCGGGGGTGTAGTCCACGTGTTCAAAGGTGCGGATGTCCGCGGCGATAGCCAGCACCCCCAGGCTCTGGAGTTCCGTGAAGACCGCCGGGGGGATGAAGCCCCGGACGGACACGGCGCTCCAGCCCAGCCCGGACAGTCTTTCATTCATCTCATCAAGGCTCGGAATGCGTTCCAGGCCGATGCCTGTGGCTTCCAGGCCCCTCAGGTAGCTCTCGACGGCCTTGTCCTTCAAATGTCCCGTCAGCCGGCCCAGGATGTGGCGCCAAACCGCATGGTCCCGAGGCGTATAGGCTTCGCAGTCCTGGGAAACGACGAATCGCTGGAGGTGCTTGGGCAGGGCTTGGATGGCTCGTTCGGTCGGCGTCATGGAGGCTCCAGTTATCAATATGGCGCCTGGGATTGCTGACGGAAATTCAATAAAGATCGATCTTATTGTCGGTTTAACGACTAACTGTGGAACCGGGCCAAGCGGGCCTTCAGGAAACCCAGGCAGGCCAAGGCCTCAGC
Coding sequences within:
- a CDS encoding aromatic amino acid hydroxylase; translation: MTPTERAIQALPKHLQRFVVSQDCEAYTPRDHAVWRHILGRLTGHLKDKAVESYLRGLEATGIGLERIPSLDEMNERLSGLGWSAVSVRGFIPPAVFTELQSLGVLAIAADIRTFEHVDYTPAPDIVHESAGHAPILADARYAEYLKRSGVAGFKAIASVEDQAVFEAIRNLSVVKEDPAATGSDIRLSEERLRAAGASRRYVSENTKASRLYWWTAEYGLVGDLERPKIYGAGLLSSIGEAERCLSGEVEKLPLSLLCAETEYDITTMQPQLFVARDFDHLFEVLEAFESTMAWKRGGDFGLNEALRARTVNHLVLSDGLELSGKVVEVANGPGSSNGLRASVARLEGPILLSREGHAIRKPWSGEALLAFGQAELPSHGAFELKLLSGLVISGFMVSDHEAINLRAQQNGEPLDLPSWALLFISEGLPSVAGGPADPGEWDRWFGEQNAFAEGDAEAEARARKAEALSPRSAAIYEAVRAMRESGKLDAASLQAWLPEAADDWLLTEEIQELLEPGNVDIL